A section of the Paenibacillus aurantius genome encodes:
- a CDS encoding carbohydrate ABC transporter permease, with protein MAQMNAAAPRRKGKTGGIRTSFGDKLFTTANYLFFCLLGAATLFPFLNIIAKSLSSEGAVVSGMVTVYPIDFQLGTYKLVLGNTQFLNSFKITAFITVLGTLLSLLFTVLSAYPLSKPNLAFRKPLLLVFIFTMLFNGGLIPTYLLMQKIGMVNTVWSLFVPGLIAVFNMLVVKNFFEGIPESLEESAKLDGASNVRILFSIILPLSMPVLATIGLFYAVTLWNSYFNAMAYITDPALKPLQLYLKELIDSTSDVMKMAGEVDINRDLNSTPEAVQAASIITATLPILFVYPFLQKYFVKGVLVGSVKG; from the coding sequence ATGGCGCAAATGAATGCAGCGGCTCCCCGGCGTAAAGGGAAAACAGGCGGCATCCGGACCTCCTTCGGAGACAAGCTGTTTACCACGGCAAATTATCTGTTCTTCTGTCTGCTCGGAGCGGCCACCCTGTTCCCGTTTCTGAACATCATCGCCAAGTCCTTGAGCAGCGAGGGCGCCGTCGTGTCGGGAATGGTGACCGTTTACCCGATTGACTTTCAGCTCGGCACCTACAAGCTCGTGCTCGGCAACACCCAGTTCCTCAACTCGTTCAAAATTACGGCCTTCATTACCGTCTTGGGAACATTATTAAGTCTGCTGTTTACGGTACTGTCCGCTTACCCGCTTTCGAAGCCGAACCTGGCCTTCCGTAAACCGCTTCTTCTTGTCTTCATCTTCACGATGCTGTTCAACGGAGGTCTGATTCCGACCTACCTGCTCATGCAAAAGATCGGCATGGTCAACACGGTATGGTCGCTCTTCGTTCCGGGCCTTATCGCCGTTTTCAATATGCTGGTGGTCAAAAACTTCTTCGAGGGCATTCCTGAAAGCCTCGAGGAGTCAGCCAAGCTCGACGGAGCCTCCAATGTCCGCATCCTGTTCAGCATCATTCTTCCGCTGTCGATGCCGGTTCTTGCTACCATCGGTTTGTTCTATGCGGTCACGCTGTGGAACAGCTACTTCAACGCCATGGCGTACATCACCGACCCGGCTCTGAAGCCTCTTCAGCTTTACTTGAAGGAGCTGATCGATTCCACGAGCGACGTCATGAAGATGGCGGGGGAAGTGGACATCAACCGGGATCTGAATTCGACGCCGGAGGCCGTACAGGCCGCTTCGATCATCACGGCGACCCTGCCGATCCTGTTCGTTTATCCGTTTCTTCAGAAGTATTTCGTCAAAGGGGTGCTCGTCGGCTCGGTAAAGGGCTGA
- a CDS encoding extracellular solute-binding protein translates to MKNVLKASLALTLSAALLSACGSKGGSSEAGSTPAASDGPKPELRQLGFAKNFDPNQDPTAKFLEEKTGYKVKYEALPVENADDKLNLLMANKEPYDILKLSGSQYNRLAAQGALEPLDDLLAKYGKTLKSVNLPESFENAKVDGKIYGIPEQHPKAFVGSSLAIQQGLLDELGMKVPTTIDEFYNLLKAIKEKKGIVPFSGFESIIPEISGAFGVVTTWKDANGKLIHRLDDPGMKEYLAFMNKLYTEGLMDPEWPVNKTATVQQKFSTGKAGVITYGWGIAPAVTAALEKTTPGAKITLIPALKGKDGQVGNWLQGGGVSWYIAIPKSSKHKEDAMKYLDAKVQPDTFKELAIGKENEEYKTENGKLVPILPKFNESRGNADWFITSTDVKAFKEYWLLRVRKDPILYSTFEEIQKQESVSKQDPTLMAPPLPVVGSNMQKLNKLESDYIIKAFAGAEKLSGYDNFVQQWKSQGGNDVLKELSDWYASSKKK, encoded by the coding sequence ATGAAAAACGTATTGAAAGCTTCTTTGGCCCTTACTCTGTCGGCTGCTCTTCTCTCGGCCTGCGGCTCCAAAGGCGGCAGCTCGGAAGCGGGCTCCACGCCCGCCGCATCGGACGGACCGAAGCCGGAGCTTCGTCAGCTCGGCTTTGCCAAAAACTTCGATCCGAACCAGGATCCGACGGCTAAGTTTCTGGAAGAGAAAACCGGCTACAAGGTGAAATACGAAGCGCTACCGGTAGAGAACGCCGACGACAAGCTCAATCTGCTCATGGCCAACAAAGAGCCGTACGACATTCTGAAGCTGTCGGGCTCCCAATATAACCGCCTGGCCGCCCAGGGTGCCCTGGAGCCGCTCGATGACCTGCTCGCAAAATACGGCAAGACACTGAAGAGCGTCAACCTTCCGGAATCGTTCGAGAACGCCAAGGTGGACGGCAAAATTTACGGCATTCCGGAGCAGCATCCGAAAGCTTTCGTCGGCAGCTCCCTTGCGATCCAGCAAGGACTTCTCGATGAGCTCGGCATGAAGGTTCCGACGACGATCGACGAGTTCTACAACCTGCTGAAAGCCATCAAGGAGAAGAAAGGCATTGTTCCTTTCAGCGGCTTTGAGAGCATCATTCCGGAAATTTCCGGCGCCTTCGGTGTGGTCACCACCTGGAAAGATGCCAACGGCAAGCTGATTCACCGCCTAGACGATCCGGGTATGAAGGAATACCTCGCCTTCATGAACAAGCTGTATACGGAAGGCCTGATGGACCCCGAATGGCCGGTTAACAAAACGGCAACCGTCCAGCAGAAGTTCTCCACCGGCAAAGCCGGCGTCATCACCTACGGATGGGGAATCGCTCCGGCCGTAACCGCGGCATTGGAGAAAACAACGCCGGGCGCCAAAATCACCTTGATCCCGGCTCTGAAGGGCAAGGACGGACAAGTCGGCAACTGGCTGCAGGGCGGGGGAGTAAGCTGGTACATCGCTATCCCGAAATCGTCCAAGCATAAGGAAGACGCCATGAAATACCTGGATGCGAAGGTTCAGCCGGACACGTTCAAGGAGCTGGCAATCGGGAAAGAAAACGAAGAATACAAAACGGAGAACGGCAAGCTCGTTCCGATTCTTCCGAAGTTCAACGAATCGCGCGGTAACGCCGACTGGTTCATTACGAGCACGGACGTGAAGGCCTTCAAAGAGTACTGGCTCCTCCGTGTGCGCAAGGATCCTATTCTGTACAGCACCTTTGAAGAGATCCAGAAGCAGGAAAGCGTCTCGAAGCAGGATCCGACGCTGATGGCTCCACCGCTTCCGGTGGTCGGAAGCAACATGCAGAAGCTGAACAAGCTGGAGTCCGATTACATCATCAAAGCCTTTGCGGGGGCCGAGAAGCTGTCCGGCTACGACAATTTCGTGCAGCAGTGGAAATCGCAGGGCGGTAACGATGTCCTCAAGGAGCTGTCCGACTGGTACGCTTCCTCCAAAAAGAAATAA
- a CDS encoding response regulator, whose protein sequence is MLVDDEKMTREGLKEFIAWDRFDMQVVGMAENGRQALERFGELTPDLLVCDVRMPHMDGLELARSLKDKAPACKFIFLSGYTDVDYLKTAIKLQAVDYVEKPVQIPELEELLERTGEDIRRAREESLRAKRIRESWDTSRPEVAGKVIRRLVSPTARSGPEWERTLGELAMLNPSFPSAGTWVCCAAVFADAVAREAWSREAAKEAAVHGLTVLAAVVDGRGVAMAALESERRLEPLTLWLNRMVSLGRQEGDAGAAVSAGVGSVIHSLAQAEESYEEAVNALQYKFYRGWGSVLWHRELPGTRRDDLLLFNKEHLKRFEEALRRNDFAEAEEGLGQAVDELLGHPVGDVESVRKKLFFWYVSMTKISPEAMWEVENDELWSNVFVAGELHTVRQFMARRLEIIKESLGEKAPVERSVIRDVLKYIHQHYDADITIAAIAGHVYLTPTYLCLLFKKDRGVSINDYITSYRIEKAKALLRERGLKLYEIARMVGYQDANYFSKVFRKLTGVNPSEYRDTLEEYG, encoded by the coding sequence ATGCTGGTTGATGATGAGAAAATGACGAGAGAAGGGCTGAAGGAATTTATTGCGTGGGACCGCTTCGATATGCAGGTGGTGGGCATGGCCGAGAACGGGCGCCAGGCGCTGGAACGGTTCGGCGAGCTTACGCCCGATCTGCTTGTCTGCGATGTCCGCATGCCGCACATGGACGGCCTGGAGCTGGCCCGTTCGCTGAAGGATAAGGCGCCCGCCTGCAAATTTATCTTCCTTAGCGGATATACGGACGTGGACTACCTCAAGACGGCGATCAAGCTGCAGGCCGTCGATTATGTGGAGAAGCCGGTGCAGATCCCCGAGCTCGAGGAGCTTCTGGAGCGGACGGGAGAGGACATTCGGCGGGCCCGGGAGGAGAGCCTCCGGGCCAAGCGCATCCGGGAGAGCTGGGACACCAGCCGGCCGGAGGTAGCCGGCAAGGTGATCCGCCGGCTGGTCAGCCCGACGGCCCGTTCGGGACCGGAGTGGGAGAGGACGCTCGGCGAGCTCGCGATGCTGAACCCCTCCTTCCCGTCAGCCGGAACCTGGGTATGCTGCGCAGCGGTGTTTGCTGATGCCGTGGCGCGGGAGGCTTGGAGCCGGGAGGCGGCCAAGGAAGCGGCGGTTCATGGTCTTACGGTGCTCGCCGCGGTAGTGGACGGGCGGGGAGTCGCGATGGCTGCGCTGGAATCGGAGAGGCGCCTGGAGCCCTTGACCCTCTGGCTGAACCGGATGGTCTCCCTTGGCCGCCAAGAGGGAGACGCCGGGGCCGCGGTTTCGGCCGGGGTGGGCAGCGTCATTCATTCGCTTGCCCAAGCGGAGGAGTCTTATGAAGAAGCCGTGAATGCGCTTCAATACAAATTTTACCGGGGCTGGGGAAGCGTGCTCTGGCACCGGGAGCTCCCGGGAACCCGCCGGGACGATCTGCTTCTGTTCAATAAGGAGCATTTGAAGCGCTTTGAGGAAGCGCTGAGGCGGAATGATTTTGCCGAGGCGGAGGAAGGGCTGGGACAAGCGGTTGACGAGCTGCTCGGTCATCCGGTAGGGGACGTGGAGTCGGTGCGCAAGAAGCTTTTCTTCTGGTATGTCTCTATGACCAAAATCTCCCCCGAGGCCATGTGGGAGGTCGAGAACGACGAGCTGTGGTCGAACGTGTTCGTGGCCGGCGAGCTTCATACGGTCCGGCAATTCATGGCCCGCCGCCTGGAGATCATCAAAGAAAGCCTCGGGGAGAAGGCGCCCGTCGAGCGATCCGTCATCCGGGACGTTCTGAAATACATTCACCAGCATTACGATGCCGACATTACGATCGCGGCCATTGCCGGCCATGTTTATCTGACCCCCACCTACCTGTGTCTCCTGTTCAAGAAGGACCGGGGAGTTTCCATTAACGACTACATTACCTCCTACCGGATCGAGAAAGCGAAGGCCCTCCTCCGGGAAAGGGGATTAAAGCTTTATGAAATTGCCCGGATGGTCGGCTACCAGGACGCCAACTATTTCTCGAAGGTATTCCGCAAGCTGACCGGCGTCAACCCTTCCGAATACCGCGACACACTGGAGGAATACGGCTGA
- a CDS encoding sensor histidine kinase: MLGTGYQRLRSYFLNMRIRGKLLLTYLLLILVPVLTIAWITYQRTSGMIESRVVESTRKSFEQANTFLSYKLNNIKDVSSYLYLNPTLTEILGTKGEDTSLREQIDNYQKLIEIIRSVQTSRDIYSIRLFVNSDALYARENITILGMAGITGTDWYKQMLANQQSIYCRPTYDYNYLDARGVQKIISCIRPLSADPATGQPAGILSVDVLEDSLGTIIQQTNITNSGEVYLLDSQGYVISAKDKSKIGTILKEYTEADKELSAEEEVGSGHNPDGSILIRKQVEGTNWQLAAVIPQEEIVGGSRLLARDLLAVLGIFVVIAVLTAIGVSSGITRRIRLLVHHMSRIETEKWDQALPVESRDEIGWLQQHFNRMRENIKQLIRETYQADAAKKNAELKALQAQINPHFLYNTLELIHWMAMKHRAFDISELVGMLAKFFRLSLSGGKDVIPLRDEIEHVRIYLDIQNKRFSGNLDVRFEIEPGLEELAAVKLLLQPLAENAVLHGIREKEEGERGAICIRGCRVGDTIVLEVEDDGVGMDPMQAERLFEESRSGEGGYGIRNVVEKIRLYYGEEYGLSYVTAPGQGTKAVIRLPVVPYPPPSMLPGEEG, from the coding sequence ATGCTTGGCACGGGATACCAGCGGCTGCGAAGTTATTTCTTGAACATGCGGATCCGCGGGAAGCTGCTCCTCACCTATCTGCTGCTGATTCTGGTCCCGGTGCTGACGATCGCCTGGATCACCTACCAGCGTACCTCCGGGATGATCGAAAGCCGGGTGGTGGAATCCACACGCAAATCGTTCGAGCAGGCCAATACCTTTCTGTCTTACAAGCTGAATAACATCAAGGATGTCTCGAGCTACCTGTATCTGAACCCCACGCTGACGGAAATCCTCGGAACGAAAGGGGAGGATACCTCCCTTCGGGAGCAGATTGACAATTACCAGAAGCTGATCGAAATCATCCGTTCGGTCCAGACGAGCCGGGATATTTACAGCATACGGCTTTTCGTCAACAGCGACGCCCTCTATGCCCGGGAGAACATCACCATCCTCGGGATGGCGGGAATCACCGGGACGGACTGGTACAAGCAAATGCTCGCCAACCAGCAGAGCATTTACTGCCGGCCGACCTATGACTACAACTATTTGGATGCGCGAGGCGTGCAGAAGATCATCTCCTGTATCCGGCCGTTGTCCGCCGACCCGGCAACCGGACAGCCGGCCGGCATCCTGTCGGTCGATGTCCTCGAAGACAGCCTCGGCACCATCATCCAGCAGACGAACATTACGAACAGCGGGGAAGTGTATTTGCTCGACAGCCAGGGCTATGTTATCTCCGCGAAGGACAAATCGAAGATTGGCACCATTCTCAAGGAGTATACCGAAGCGGACAAAGAGCTTTCAGCCGAAGAAGAAGTCGGCTCCGGCCATAACCCCGATGGGTCGATTCTCATCCGCAAGCAGGTGGAGGGAACCAATTGGCAGCTTGCCGCGGTCATTCCCCAGGAGGAGATCGTGGGAGGAAGCCGGCTTCTCGCGAGAGACCTGCTCGCGGTCCTGGGGATATTCGTGGTTATCGCGGTCCTGACGGCTATCGGCGTATCGAGCGGGATTACCCGCCGCATCCGCCTTCTTGTCCACCATATGAGCCGAATCGAAACGGAAAAATGGGACCAGGCGCTGCCCGTGGAAAGCCGGGACGAAATCGGCTGGCTGCAACAGCATTTCAACCGGATGAGGGAGAACATCAAGCAGCTCATCCGGGAAACCTACCAGGCCGACGCGGCGAAGAAGAATGCCGAGCTGAAGGCGCTTCAGGCGCAGATCAACCCGCATTTTCTGTACAACACGCTGGAGCTGATTCACTGGATGGCCATGAAGCACCGGGCGTTCGACATCAGCGAGCTGGTCGGAATGCTGGCGAAATTCTTCCGTCTCAGCTTAAGCGGAGGCAAGGATGTGATTCCGCTGCGGGATGAGATCGAGCATGTCCGGATCTATCTGGACATTCAGAACAAGCGCTTCTCGGGAAATCTCGACGTCCGGTTCGAGATCGAGCCCGGGCTGGAGGAGCTCGCGGCCGTCAAGCTTCTTCTGCAGCCGCTTGCAGAGAATGCGGTGCTTCACGGCATCCGGGAGAAGGAGGAAGGGGAGCGCGGGGCCATCTGCATCCGGGGCTGCCGTGTTGGGGACACCATCGTTCTCGAGGTGGAGGACGACGGGGTAGGCATGGACCCGATGCAGGCCGAAAGACTGTTCGAGGAGTCCCGGAGCGGCGAAGGCGGATATGGCATCCGCAACGTCGTGGAAAAAATCCGGCTCTATTACGGCGAGGAATACGGCCTGTCCTACGTCACGGCGCCCGGACAGGGGACGAAGGCGGTCATCCGCCTGCCGGTCGTGCCTTATCCGCCGCCTTCCATGCTCCCAGGGGAAGAAGGTTAG
- a CDS encoding hydroxyacid dehydrogenase: MRKIVFLPGKHVTERVFLPEHLEALENSGIELIVNQGTANPTSEEAAEWIAGADVVFTSWGCPLLEKAILDRAPNLKLVLHAAGSVKPVVTPELWARGIRVSSAASVLSRGVGETALGLTIVSLKNIWEITQKARTENWWGYRSDGTRSRIREMYGSTVGCIGAGHAGRHYMELLRPYGVRLLLNDPTLTREQADAWGAELVDLDTLCARADVVTVLAPELPETYRMIDAGRLERMKEGATLINLARGSLVDEEALIAELKRGRIRACLDVTVPEPPPADHPFRTLPNVVLTGHIAGAVNNGLHALGRFAMEEYFRFREEGCLAGEVLPSSLNTKA; this comes from the coding sequence ATGAGGAAGATTGTCTTCCTGCCGGGAAAGCACGTGACCGAGCGGGTCTTTCTTCCGGAGCACTTGGAAGCGCTTGAGAACAGCGGAATCGAATTGATAGTTAATCAAGGAACGGCCAATCCCACCTCCGAAGAGGCGGCGGAATGGATAGCCGGGGCCGACGTGGTTTTTACCTCCTGGGGATGCCCTCTTCTCGAGAAGGCCATTCTCGACCGGGCCCCGAACCTGAAGCTAGTCCTGCATGCGGCCGGCTCGGTGAAGCCGGTCGTCACTCCCGAGCTGTGGGCAAGGGGGATCCGCGTGTCGTCCGCCGCTTCGGTGTTGAGCCGGGGGGTCGGGGAAACGGCGCTCGGGCTTACGATCGTCTCTCTTAAGAACATATGGGAAATTACACAAAAGGCGAGAACAGAGAACTGGTGGGGCTACCGGAGCGACGGAACCCGGTCCCGCATCCGGGAGATGTATGGGTCCACCGTGGGCTGCATCGGAGCCGGACATGCGGGGAGGCATTACATGGAGCTCCTCCGGCCTTACGGGGTCCGGCTGCTTCTGAACGACCCCACCTTGACCCGGGAACAGGCCGATGCATGGGGAGCGGAGCTGGTGGATCTCGATACGCTGTGCGCCCGTGCCGATGTGGTGACCGTTCTCGCACCCGAGCTTCCGGAAACGTACCGGATGATCGATGCCGGCCGCCTGGAGCGGATGAAGGAAGGAGCGACCCTCATCAACCTCGCCCGCGGCTCGCTCGTGGACGAGGAGGCTCTGATAGCCGAGCTGAAGCGGGGACGCATCCGGGCCTGCCTGGATGTGACCGTTCCCGAGCCGCCGCCCGCGGATCATCCGTTCCGCACGCTGCCGAACGTGGTGCTGACCGGGCATATTGCCGGAGCGGTTAATAACGGGCTTCATGCGCTGGGACGTTTTGCCATGGAGGAGTATTTCCGCTTTAGGGAAGAAGGCTGCTTGGCAGGGGAAGTGCTCCCCTCTAGTTTGAATACGAAGGCTTAA
- a CDS encoding glycoside hydrolase family 3 protein has translation MSRFLSKGDKRMQGTSKKGLLTDRETIMVEESKESRARMLAELSLEEKVGQLFAFYLNGEEELPRARKAAGEWKAGGIFLDMGILHNPRQVYELTAELQACALEEGSGIPLFLSADLVAGAGCKLRDGGAVHFPKNRAVGEVGDAKLAYESGRITAEESLAIGVNFNYSPVVDVNNNPLNPVIGTHSFGEDPERVARMGEAVIAGYQDNGMVATAKHFPGHGDTQVDSHYALPVLPFDRGRLDRFELAPFRAAIQAGVDAVMVGHIAVPSLDPSQLPASLSYPITTGLLREELGFRGLIVTDGMSMKGITAQFSQAEACVMAVLAGADILLVCPASTEEGQAMIDRVTEAVRQGEISMERLEASVERILDKKAKYGLTRENFRQPAFDPVKLEREDNQKAADELARRALSASNAFTVPSKEEAPASPVTLIWDRQVDFFAARLRGRAEIRREHKLDSFAELPGFLAQCEAEEGSWLFALTHNKPIPADVLAALDRFAAARPGKVQLVHFGSPYDLAHLSHVPALLLYDRAPSLQKAAADYWEGIR, from the coding sequence ATGAGTCGGTTTTTGAGTAAGGGAGACAAAAGAATGCAGGGCACCTCGAAGAAGGGGTTGCTTACAGACAGGGAGACGATTATGGTGGAAGAGAGCAAGGAAAGCAGAGCCCGGATGCTGGCGGAGCTTAGCTTAGAAGAGAAGGTGGGCCAGCTCTTTGCCTTTTATTTGAATGGCGAGGAGGAGCTTCCCCGGGCGAGAAAGGCGGCAGGGGAGTGGAAAGCCGGCGGAATCTTTCTCGATATGGGGATTCTGCATAATCCCCGGCAGGTGTATGAGCTGACGGCCGAGCTGCAAGCATGCGCTCTGGAGGAAGGAAGCGGAATTCCGTTGTTCCTCTCGGCGGATCTGGTAGCCGGCGCCGGCTGCAAGCTGCGGGATGGCGGGGCGGTGCATTTTCCCAAGAACCGGGCGGTCGGAGAGGTTGGAGACGCGAAGCTCGCCTACGAGTCCGGGCGGATTACCGCGGAGGAGTCTCTTGCCATCGGTGTGAATTTCAACTACAGCCCCGTGGTGGATGTGAACAACAACCCGCTGAATCCGGTTATCGGCACGCATTCCTTCGGAGAGGATCCGGAGCGGGTGGCGCGGATGGGCGAGGCGGTCATCGCCGGTTACCAGGACAACGGCATGGTGGCCACAGCGAAGCATTTCCCGGGGCACGGGGATACCCAGGTGGATTCGCATTATGCGCTGCCCGTGCTTCCCTTTGACCGCGGGCGGCTGGACCGCTTCGAGCTGGCGCCGTTCCGCGCCGCTATTCAAGCCGGAGTGGATGCCGTGATGGTCGGGCATATCGCCGTGCCTTCGCTCGATCCGTCCCAGCTTCCTGCCTCGCTGTCCTACCCGATTACAACTGGACTGCTGAGGGAGGAGCTGGGCTTCCGGGGTCTGATCGTAACGGACGGCATGTCCATGAAAGGGATCACAGCCCAGTTCAGCCAGGCGGAAGCCTGCGTCATGGCCGTTCTGGCAGGCGCAGATATTCTGCTCGTCTGTCCGGCTTCCACGGAAGAGGGCCAGGCCATGATCGACCGGGTGACCGAAGCCGTTCGCCAAGGGGAGATCAGCATGGAGCGTCTGGAGGCTTCGGTGGAGCGGATTCTGGATAAGAAGGCCAAGTACGGATTGACCCGGGAGAACTTCCGGCAGCCGGCGTTTGACCCGGTGAAGCTGGAGAGGGAGGACAATCAGAAAGCAGCGGACGAGCTGGCGAGGAGGGCCTTGTCGGCATCGAACGCCTTTACCGTGCCGTCCAAGGAAGAGGCGCCGGCATCCCCGGTCACCCTGATCTGGGACCGTCAGGTGGATTTCTTCGCCGCCCGTCTGCGCGGAAGAGCGGAAATTCGCAGGGAGCACAAGCTGGATTCGTTCGCGGAGCTGCCCGGCTTTCTTGCGCAGTGTGAAGCGGAAGAAGGAAGCTGGCTGTTCGCCCTGACGCATAACAAGCCCATTCCGGCTGATGTGCTGGCCGCACTCGACCGTTTTGCCGCGGCCCGTCCGGGCAAGGTCCAGCTGGTTCATTTTGGCTCACCGTATGACCTGGCTCATCTGTCTCACGTGCCGGCTCTGCTGCTATACGACCGGGCGCCAAGCCTGCAGAAGGCGGCGGCCGATTATTGGGAAGGCATCCGTTAA
- a CDS encoding FAD-dependent oxidoreductase produces the protein MNKHLQADIVIIGGGTGGCAAALAAASAGHRVILTEETDWIGGQLTSQAVPPDEHPWIEKFGSTASYREFRSRVREYYARNFPLVKPAPAHQPFNPGNATVSRIAHEPRAALAVLRDMLAPYVHSGRLTILYGCRPVDAETEGDSVRSVTVADSLTGDQIVLTAPYFVDATEEGDVLPLAGVEYVTGSESIKETGEPHALEGDADPMDMQAFTHCFAMDYIEGEDFTIPKPAQYDFWNAYRADFWPDKQLSWAGLVPHTLEPVRYSLFPDGKSFSLWKYRRLIDRSQFREGTFASDVTNVNWPANDYWLGPIIDVPAEERAKHLEGARQLSLSLLYWMQTEAPRPDGKAGYPGLRLRPDIVGTEDGLAKTHYVRESRRIRAELTVVEQHLNPDLRPDGTAENYPDSVGVGSYRIDLHPSTGLRTYIDVSSLPFQIPLGSLLPVRVNNLLPACKNIGTTHITNGCYRLHPVEWNIGESVGYLLAFCLSRGAVPRQVRSEESLLAEYQSMLQEAGVELKWPSIHAV, from the coding sequence ATGAATAAACACCTGCAAGCCGATATCGTCATTATCGGAGGAGGAACCGGGGGCTGTGCGGCGGCGCTGGCCGCCGCAAGTGCCGGTCACCGGGTTATCCTGACGGAGGAGACGGATTGGATCGGAGGCCAGCTGACGAGTCAGGCGGTGCCGCCCGACGAGCATCCGTGGATCGAGAAGTTCGGAAGCACGGCAAGCTACCGGGAATTCCGCAGCCGCGTAAGGGAGTATTACGCGAGAAATTTCCCGCTGGTCAAGCCGGCGCCCGCTCATCAGCCGTTTAACCCCGGTAACGCGACGGTCAGCCGCATCGCCCACGAGCCGAGAGCCGCTCTCGCGGTGCTCCGCGATATGCTGGCGCCTTATGTTCACAGCGGAAGGCTGACGATTCTGTACGGCTGCCGGCCGGTTGACGCCGAGACTGAGGGGGATTCGGTCCGTTCCGTAACCGTAGCCGATTCGCTAACCGGAGACCAGATAGTGCTCACCGCTCCTTACTTTGTCGACGCGACGGAAGAAGGGGATGTGCTGCCTCTGGCCGGAGTGGAATATGTCACGGGAAGCGAATCCATTAAGGAAACCGGCGAGCCCCATGCCTTGGAGGGAGACGCCGATCCGATGGACATGCAGGCGTTCACCCACTGCTTTGCAATGGATTACATCGAAGGGGAAGACTTTACGATCCCGAAGCCGGCGCAGTATGACTTCTGGAACGCCTACCGGGCGGACTTCTGGCCGGACAAGCAGCTCAGCTGGGCCGGCCTTGTTCCCCATACGCTCGAGCCGGTGCGGTACAGCCTGTTTCCGGACGGGAAATCGTTCTCCCTGTGGAAATACCGCCGACTCATCGACCGGTCCCAATTCCGCGAAGGCACCTTCGCGAGCGATGTGACCAATGTGAACTGGCCGGCCAACGACTACTGGCTCGGTCCGATCATCGACGTGCCCGCGGAGGAAAGGGCGAAGCATCTCGAAGGGGCCCGGCAGCTCAGCCTGTCACTTCTGTACTGGATGCAGACCGAAGCCCCGCGGCCGGACGGCAAAGCCGGCTATCCCGGCCTGCGTCTGCGTCCCGATATCGTCGGGACGGAGGACGGCTTGGCGAAGACCCACTATGTTCGTGAATCCCGCCGCATCCGTGCGGAGCTGACCGTGGTGGAACAGCATCTGAATCCCGACCTCCGGCCCGACGGGACGGCGGAGAACTATCCGGATTCCGTAGGCGTCGGCTCTTACCGGATCGATCTTCACCCGAGCACGGGGCTTAGGACGTATATCGACGTCTCCTCCCTGCCGTTCCAGATTCCGCTCGGCAGCCTTCTGCCGGTGCGCGTGAACAACCTTCTGCCCGCCTGCAAAAACATCGGAACGACTCATATCACGAACGGCTGCTACCGGCTGCATCCGGTGGAATGGAACATCGGAGAGTCCGTCGGCTACCTTCTTGCGTTCTGCCTCTCCCGGGGAGCGGTGCCGCGTCAGGTGCGGAGCGAGGAAAGCCTACTGGCCGAATACCAGTCCATGCTTCAGGAAGCGGGAGTGGAGCTGAAGTGGCCGTCGATTCATGCCGTATAG